One window of the Paenibacillus beijingensis genome contains the following:
- a CDS encoding inositol monophosphatase family protein, whose protein sequence is MALADPVVGSKSFAAVAINCAAKAGEWIKTKLGNYQQLDLKMSSHDLVTEVDKGSERLIRGLIGTHFPNHSFLGEEGVEPGPEASAKALEDVREAEYLWIVDPIDGTTNFVHGFPFFVVSIALAHRGEVILGVIYDPSKDELFIAEKGKGAYVHGKPIEVSKEDTLQSSLVATGFPAEQRYALPLNMKGIQHLAPKVRNIRSAGSAALHLAYVAAGRLSGFWEIGLNSWDLAAGALLIQESGGRVTDTEGAEYHLGVRNVVASNGRIHDDLIKELREAADNPS, encoded by the coding sequence ATGGCTTTGGCAGACCCGGTAGTGGGCAGTAAAAGCTTCGCGGCCGTCGCGATTAACTGCGCGGCTAAAGCGGGGGAATGGATCAAGACGAAGCTGGGCAATTACCAGCAGCTTGATTTGAAGATGTCGTCTCACGATTTAGTAACCGAGGTGGACAAAGGTTCGGAGAGGCTGATCCGCGGCTTGATCGGCACCCATTTTCCGAATCATTCGTTTCTGGGAGAAGAAGGCGTGGAGCCGGGTCCCGAAGCATCGGCTAAGGCGCTGGAGGATGTGCGGGAAGCGGAGTATTTGTGGATCGTCGATCCGATCGACGGCACTACGAACTTTGTGCACGGGTTCCCGTTCTTCGTCGTTTCCATTGCGCTTGCCCATCGCGGCGAAGTCATATTGGGCGTCATTTACGACCCTTCCAAAGACGAGCTCTTTATTGCCGAAAAAGGTAAGGGCGCGTACGTCCATGGCAAGCCGATCGAAGTTTCCAAGGAGGATACGCTGCAGAGCAGTTTGGTGGCAACCGGTTTCCCCGCAGAGCAGCGGTATGCGCTGCCGCTTAATATGAAGGGCATCCAGCATCTCGCTCCCAAAGTGCGCAACATCCGGTCAGCCGGATCGGCGGCGCTGCATTTGGCGTATGTGGCGGCCGGAAGGCTGAGCGGGTTTTGGGAAATCGGGCTGAACAGCTGGGATTTGGCCGCCGGGGCGCTGCTTATTCAGGAGTCGGGTGGACGCGTGACCGATACCGAAGGCGCCGAATACCATCTGGGTGTCCGCAACGTCGTCGCCTCCAACGGCCGTATCCATGACGATCTCATCAAGGAGCTGCGGGAAGCGGCGGATAACCCGTCGTAA
- a CDS encoding sulfite exporter TauE/SafE family protein: MLEWIIMVLVGVVASVYGSLVGLGGGIIIVPVLLLLGQNLTGHIIPEATAVGTSLAVLIVTALASTLSYMKRKRVDFKSAWLLFITSGPGAMVGSALTSRFHGGWFQISFGAFMLLMALLLIFRDRLKPVTRQWPIQRTMTDSDGGSYTYGYGAATLLSIGFFVGLVSGLFGIGGGSLFVPAMVILFRFPPHVATATSMFVIFLSAILGSSVHAAMGEVEWLLFAALAPGAWVGGKLGAYLAMRMKGGTILWVLRITLLLLAGRLLIGGIQQL, translated from the coding sequence ATGTTGGAATGGATTATTATGGTTTTGGTTGGCGTTGTCGCTTCGGTTTATGGAAGTCTTGTCGGACTGGGCGGCGGAATTATTATCGTGCCGGTACTGCTGCTGCTTGGCCAAAATTTGACGGGCCACATTATACCGGAAGCGACGGCGGTCGGCACATCTTTGGCCGTGCTTATCGTCACGGCGCTTGCTTCGACGCTCAGCTACATGAAGCGAAAGCGGGTTGACTTTAAAAGCGCCTGGCTGCTGTTTATTACGAGCGGACCCGGAGCGATGGTCGGCTCGGCGCTTACGAGCCGCTTTCACGGCGGATGGTTTCAAATTTCGTTCGGCGCTTTTATGCTGCTGATGGCGCTGCTGCTCATTTTCAGAGACAGGCTGAAGCCGGTAACCCGGCAGTGGCCGATCCAGCGGACGATGACCGATTCCGACGGCGGCTCGTATACGTACGGTTACGGGGCGGCAACGCTGCTGTCCATCGGATTTTTCGTCGGACTCGTATCGGGGCTGTTCGGCATCGGGGGCGGTTCGTTGTTTGTTCCCGCCATGGTTATTTTATTCCGCTTTCCGCCGCATGTCGCAACCGCAACGTCGATGTTCGTCATTTTTCTGTCGGCAATTCTCGGCTCTTCCGTGCACGCGGCGATGGGCGAGGTCGAATGGCTGTTATTTGCGGCGCTTGCGCCGGGAGCATGGGTCGGCGGCAAACTCGGCGCGTATCTTGCGATGCGCATGAAAGGCGGCACGATTTTGTGGGTGCTGCGCATTACGCTGCTGCTGCTGGCGGGACGTCTCTTAATCGGAGGAATACAGCAGTTATAG
- the fabI gene encoding enoyl-ACP reductase FabI produces the protein MSGLLTGKNILVMGVANDRSIAWAIAQSLAAQGAKLAFTYESERVEERVRKLASTIEGSVILPCNVTVDEEIDSLAAQLKEQFGVLHGFVHSIAFAKTEELEGMYVKTSRAGFALAHDISSYSLTAVAQRVYPLMTEGGSILTMTYLGAERALTNYNVMGVAKAALEASVRYLANDLGQYNIRVNGISAGPIRTLAAKGISGFNTILRTIEEKAPLRRTTETAEVGDTAMFLMSPLSRGITGEIIHVDNGYHIVGV, from the coding sequence ATGAGCGGATTATTAACCGGCAAAAATATTTTGGTCATGGGGGTTGCCAACGACCGCAGCATCGCCTGGGCGATTGCTCAATCACTGGCGGCTCAAGGGGCCAAACTGGCATTTACATACGAAAGCGAACGGGTGGAGGAGCGGGTGCGCAAGCTTGCTTCGACGATCGAAGGATCGGTCATTCTGCCGTGCAACGTGACGGTCGATGAGGAAATCGACAGCCTGGCGGCGCAGCTGAAGGAGCAGTTCGGCGTGCTGCACGGCTTCGTGCACAGCATTGCGTTTGCGAAGACGGAAGAGCTCGAAGGGATGTATGTCAAGACGTCGCGCGCGGGCTTTGCGCTGGCGCACGACATCAGCTCGTACTCGCTGACGGCGGTTGCGCAGCGCGTCTATCCGCTGATGACGGAAGGCGGCAGCATTTTGACGATGACCTACCTCGGCGCGGAACGCGCGCTGACGAACTACAACGTCATGGGCGTCGCCAAAGCGGCTTTGGAAGCGTCCGTCCGTTATCTGGCCAACGACCTTGGACAGTACAACATCCGCGTTAACGGCATTTCCGCCGGTCCGATCCGGACACTCGCCGCCAAAGGCATTTCGGGCTTCAATACGATTTTGCGTACGATTGAAGAAAAAGCGCCTCTGCGGCGTACGACCGAAACGGCTGAAGTGGGCGATACGGCGATGTTCCTGATGAGCCCGCTGTCGCGCGGCATTACGGGCGAAATCATTCATGTGGACAACGGCTATCATATTGTCGGAGTCTGA
- a CDS encoding sulfite oxidase-like oxidoreductase — MKAANDKAERQKRADAARKTPIKTDPAYGDRVPPGQVVTERFPILHEGEIPDYDMDSWTLRLFGDADTERTYTFAELDALPKVKVKCDIHCVTRWSKLDTEWEGIRFRDLLQDAGIRPGEGVRHVMIHADPDYETNVPLEDLMGDDILLAFKYDGQPLSEVHGGPLRLLVPHLYFWKSAKWVRGFEFMTEDRPGFWERNGFHNYADPFLEQRYSGEDLGLPEDEWVHKDYD, encoded by the coding sequence ATGAAAGCGGCTAACGATAAAGCCGAGCGTCAGAAGCGTGCCGATGCCGCCCGCAAAACGCCGATCAAGACCGATCCGGCTTACGGAGACCGCGTACCTCCCGGCCAGGTTGTGACGGAACGGTTTCCGATTTTGCACGAGGGAGAGATTCCCGACTACGATATGGACAGCTGGACGCTGCGGCTGTTCGGGGATGCGGATACGGAGCGCACGTACACGTTCGCCGAGCTGGACGCCCTCCCCAAAGTGAAGGTAAAATGCGACATTCACTGCGTCACGCGCTGGTCCAAGCTGGATACGGAATGGGAAGGGATCCGTTTCCGCGATCTGCTTCAAGATGCCGGGATCAGGCCGGGGGAAGGGGTGCGTCATGTGATGATCCATGCCGATCCCGATTACGAGACGAACGTGCCGCTGGAAGATTTGATGGGCGATGACATTTTGCTGGCGTTCAAGTACGACGGCCAGCCGCTGAGCGAAGTGCACGGCGGCCCGCTGCGGCTGCTTGTCCCGCATCTGTACTTTTGGAAAAGCGCGAAATGGGTGCGCGGGTTTGAATTTATGACCGAAGACCGTCCCGGCTTCTGGGAGCGCAACGGCTTCCACAACTATGCCGATCCTTTTTTGGAGCAGCGCTATTCCGGCGAAGATCTCGGACTTCCGGAGGACGAATGGGTGCACAAAGATTACGACTGA
- a CDS encoding NAD-dependent epimerase/dehydratase family protein → MDKLLVTGCAGFIGMHAALRWLRLGGEVIGLDVVEPPSGGVKAGAGRTDEAVSGLDDPASGLPSARLGQLLAEPGFTYVRQDIGQFKEIAELFAVRRPALVLHLAARTGVRDSLSDPLGYAQTNVNGFLNVLEACRLHPVKHLIYASSSSVYGGQRRLPFTEDAAADRPLTVYGATKKADELLAHSYSHLYGLPASGLRFFTVYGPWGRPDMALFKFAAAIVSGRPITLYNGGRMKRDFTYIDDVTESIVRLLVRPPRPAEGFACVDQDTRTGQADRADRVDLADQVDQPDEAEANSAVRPDIRPAGSEPPYRLLNVGHRRPVELTELVAQLEQALGRKADVRLADMQPGEMTDTWADSSLLEREIGFYPQTELKAGIAAFADWFKSYYHL, encoded by the coding sequence GTGGATAAATTATTGGTAACCGGCTGCGCGGGCTTTATCGGGATGCATGCCGCGCTCCGCTGGCTGCGGCTCGGGGGCGAAGTGATCGGCCTCGATGTCGTGGAGCCGCCTTCCGGGGGCGTCAAGGCCGGGGCCGGAAGAACGGACGAGGCGGTATCCGGCTTGGACGACCCGGCTTCCGGTCTTCCGTCCGCCAGGCTTGGACAGCTGCTGGCCGAGCCTGGCTTTACTTACGTCCGGCAAGACATCGGGCAGTTTAAGGAAATCGCCGAGCTCTTCGCCGTCCGCCGGCCTGCGCTCGTTCTGCATCTGGCGGCGCGGACGGGCGTCCGCGACAGCCTGAGCGATCCGCTCGGCTATGCGCAAACGAACGTGAACGGCTTTCTGAACGTGCTGGAAGCGTGCCGGCTGCACCCGGTCAAGCATCTCATATACGCTTCTTCGAGTTCCGTCTACGGCGGACAGCGGAGGCTGCCGTTCACGGAAGACGCGGCGGCGGACCGGCCGCTTACGGTATACGGCGCGACCAAAAAAGCGGACGAGCTGCTCGCGCATTCCTACAGTCACCTTTACGGTTTGCCTGCGAGCGGCCTGCGTTTTTTTACCGTGTACGGGCCTTGGGGACGTCCCGATATGGCGCTGTTTAAATTCGCCGCGGCGATCGTCTCGGGCCGGCCGATCACCCTGTACAACGGCGGGCGGATGAAGCGGGACTTTACGTATATCGACGATGTGACCGAATCGATCGTCCGGCTTCTGGTCCGGCCGCCCCGGCCGGCCGAAGGTTTCGCCTGCGTGGATCAGGATACGCGTACTGGTCAGGCGGACCGGGCGGATCGGGTGGACCTGGCGGATCAGGTGGACCAGCCGGACGAGGCGGAAGCGAATTCGGCCGTCCGCCCCGATATTCGTCCGGCAGGGAGCGAGCCTCCCTACCGCCTCTTGAACGTCGGCCACCGCCGCCCGGTGGAGCTGACCGAGCTTGTCGCCCAACTGGAGCAGGCGCTGGGCCGCAAAGCGGATGTCCGGCTGGCGGACATGCAGCCCGGCGAAATGACCGACACGTGGGCGGACAGCAGCTTGCTGGAGCGCGAGATCGGCTTTTATCCGCAAACGGAATTGAAGGCCGGCATCGCGGCCTTTGCCGATTGGTTCAAAAGTTATTACCACCTATGA
- the nikR gene encoding nickel-responsive transcriptional regulator NikR — protein MADKEELIRFGVAFPARLIGQFDGYIEEQGYTNRSEAIRDMARKALLEPSRLNPDAQVAGTIVTVYDHHVRELPDALMNLQHHYHRDIISTMHVHLNETQCLEVIVVRGLLSRLRTLHRQIQVHKGVFYAELSVTYAADPDALGHGHSHPHPHPHG, from the coding sequence ATGGCGGACAAAGAAGAACTGATCCGGTTTGGGGTTGCATTCCCTGCCCGGCTGATCGGGCAATTTGACGGATATATCGAAGAACAGGGCTACACGAACCGGTCCGAGGCGATCCGGGATATGGCGCGCAAAGCGCTGCTTGAACCATCCCGTCTTAACCCGGACGCCCAGGTAGCCGGCACGATCGTGACGGTGTACGACCATCATGTCCGGGAACTCCCGGATGCGCTGATGAATTTGCAGCATCACTACCATCGGGACATCATTTCCACGATGCATGTCCATTTGAACGAGACCCAGTGTCTTGAAGTGATTGTCGTGCGCGGGCTGCTGTCCAGACTGCGCACGCTGCACCGCCAGATTCAAGTGCACAAGGGCGTCTTTTATGCCGAGCTTTCCGTCACATATGCGGCCGACCCGGATGCTTTGGGTCACGGGCATTCCCATCCGCATCCGCACCCGCACGGCTGA
- a CDS encoding D-alanine--D-alanine ligase codes for MGEKIRIGLIYGGKSGEHEVSLSTALAVMGAFDYDKYEIKPFYITKQGQWRAGQVLLAPPRQVQELRLEDAQAAHDSALAPVFERLTGITPAEGGTDVTAAASEDDKPIEVMFPLLHGTYGEDGTVQGLLEMAGIPYVGAGVLASAVGMDKVIMKKVFAQEGLPQCVFRYFNRTQWEKDHTFFVMEAEVALGYPCFVKPANLGSSVGISKARNREELIQAVELAFRYDRKVIVEEFVDAREIEVSVLGNDEPKASLPGEIITSGDFYDYNAKYTDGKSVMQIPADLPAETAAAVREMAVRAFLAIDGAGLSRVDFFLRREDGRLLINEVNTMPGFTPYSMYPLMWKESGMPYRKLLDNLIELSLARHAEKQRIEYGSGT; via the coding sequence ATGGGGGAGAAAATACGCATCGGGTTGATCTACGGGGGGAAATCGGGCGAGCATGAAGTTTCGCTCTCCACCGCGCTGGCGGTAATGGGCGCTTTCGATTACGACAAATACGAGATCAAGCCTTTCTATATTACAAAACAGGGGCAGTGGCGCGCGGGGCAGGTGCTGCTGGCGCCGCCCCGCCAAGTTCAGGAGCTTCGGCTGGAGGATGCACAGGCCGCGCATGACAGCGCCCTTGCGCCGGTGTTCGAGCGCCTGACGGGCATAACCCCGGCCGAAGGCGGCACGGATGTAACGGCTGCGGCTTCGGAAGATGACAAGCCGATCGAAGTGATGTTCCCGCTGCTGCACGGCACATACGGCGAGGACGGCACGGTGCAAGGGCTGCTGGAAATGGCCGGCATTCCTTATGTCGGGGCAGGCGTGCTCGCTTCGGCGGTTGGTATGGACAAGGTCATCATGAAAAAAGTTTTTGCCCAGGAGGGTCTGCCCCAATGTGTATTCCGGTACTTTAATCGGACACAATGGGAAAAGGACCATACGTTCTTCGTTATGGAAGCGGAAGTGGCGCTCGGGTACCCGTGCTTTGTGAAACCGGCCAACCTCGGTTCGAGCGTAGGCATCTCCAAAGCCCGCAACCGCGAGGAGCTGATCCAGGCGGTGGAGCTGGCGTTCCGCTACGACCGCAAAGTGATTGTGGAGGAATTCGTCGATGCGCGCGAAATTGAAGTGAGCGTGCTCGGCAACGACGAGCCGAAAGCTTCCCTGCCCGGGGAAATCATCACGTCCGGAGACTTCTACGATTACAACGCCAAGTATACGGACGGCAAATCGGTCATGCAGATTCCGGCCGATCTGCCGGCGGAAACGGCAGCGGCGGTGCGCGAGATGGCGGTGCGCGCATTTCTGGCGATCGACGGCGCGGGCCTGTCGCGCGTCGACTTTTTCCTGCGCCGCGAAGACGGCAGGCTGCTCATTAACGAAGTGAACACGATGCCGGGCTTCACGCCTTACAGCATGTACCCGCTCATGTGGAAGGAAAGCGGAATGCCGTACCGCAAGCTGCTCGACAACCTGATCGAGCTGTCGCTCGCCCGTCACGCCGAGAAGCAGCGCATCGAGTACGGAAGCGGAACTTAA